Part of the Chlamydia muridarum str. Nigg genome is shown below.
GATCTTTTTTACCAGTTGTGATATCGACTCCCAAGCACTGGAGAAGCGTATTAGGTTCTATAGTTAGTAAATGATCCTTGGTTAATCCGACCAAAAACCCATAAACATTCTCTACGGGGAAATGTTTTGGAGTTGTTTGAGTAGTAAGTTGTTTTGAATGGTAGATTTCAAAAGGATTGTATTTCTTTGTAGATTTGGAGTATTTCGCTGTTTCCTTAAGAAGATCTAAGCAAACCGGAATTTCAAGGGTTGGGGAGCCGGTTAGAGAACAACGAATCGTGTCTCCAAGTCCTTCGGAGAGTAAGGTTCCTATTCCTACAGAGGATTTTATCATTCCATCCATGCCAGATCCAGCTTCTGTAACTCCTAGGTGTAAAGGATATAACCACTTTCTTTGGTCTAACTCGCGAGCCAAAGCTCGATAAGCTGCCACCATGGTCCTAGGGTTGCTGGATTTCATTGAGAAGACAATATTATGATAATCCATATTGACGCAGACTTCAGCGTATTCCAAAGCGGAGAAGACCATACCCTCAATCGTATCTCCATAACGTTGCATGATGCGCTCGGATAAGGAGCCATGATTGACTCCTATGCGCATAGCTCTTCCTAAGCGTTTACATTTTGCAACGAGCGGAGAGAACTTTTCGAATAAGCGTTCTAAGCTACGAGTGTATTGCTCATCAGAGTAGATCTTCCCAGAAAACATATTACGTTTATCTACATAATTCCCAGGGTTAATGCGTACTTTATCGACGAAATCTGCGACATGTATAGCTGCTTGGGGAAAGAAATGAATATCTGCTACAAGAGGGATTGTTACGTTTTGTTGAACCAGACGGTCTTTTATCTGTTCACACGCACCAACTTCTTTCAATCCTTGAACTGTAACACGGACGATTTCGCATCCACATTCCTGTAGAGCGTAAATCTGTCGAACTGTTCCCTCCACATCCGTTGTGGCGGTTGTTGTCATGGATTGTATTTTGATAGAGTGTTCGCTACCAACAAAAAGATTCCCAACTTTTACTGAGAGAGTTTTACGTCGAAAACCATTTTGTAGATAGGATTCTGCCATGATAAAGCTTCTAACAAATAACTTATTGAATTTCTGAGAGCATACTCCACTCTCCCAAGAAAGAAAGTTTAGGGATAATTGTAAG
Proteins encoded:
- a CDS encoding 4-hydroxy-3-methylbut-2-en-1-yl diphosphate synthase; translation: MAESYLQNGFRRKTLSVKVGNLFVGSEHSIKIQSMTTTATTDVEGTVRQIYALQECGCEIVRVTVQGLKEVGACEQIKDRLVQQNVTIPLVADIHFFPQAAIHVADFVDKVRINPGNYVDKRNMFSGKIYSDEQYTRSLERLFEKFSPLVAKCKRLGRAMRIGVNHGSLSERIMQRYGDTIEGMVFSALEYAEVCVNMDYHNIVFSMKSSNPRTMVAAYRALARELDQRKWLYPLHLGVTEAGSGMDGMIKSSVGIGTLLSEGLGDTIRCSLTGSPTLEIPVCLDLLKETAKYSKSTKKYNPFEIYHSKQLTTQTTPKHFPVENVYGFLVGLTKDHLLTIEPNTLLQCLGVDITTGKKDLTSPDGVVIPKSMRSSAIVSEIEKHLRIFYKEDAPILNEMNEELWLSDKTLATPFVYFEVESIYQARRFFALRQNYSQPVCLSFSLKANLSKNSAAIDLSIRLGALLLDGLGSCVLFNFSDLKLARTLGFSILQSANIRSTTVEYISCPGCGRTLFDLPEVSQRIKERTKHLPGGLKIAVMGCIVNGPGEMADADFGYVGSKPGMIDLYVKHKCVKSYVPMENAEEELIQLLKEHGVWKEPE